TGGACCCTGTATGTCTAGTTTGTAGAAAGATAACGCATCTAACCTTTCTTTAGCTCCTAGATGAAATGCCCATATCCCTCGCCACATATCTAGTCGGGATACTGATAATGTTGCACCTCGGGCTCCGAGGAAGGTGTGTGTTCGCTGCTCACTTCCTAGTCTtcaaaactaaattttaaagtgttgggttttatgccctaaataaaactccattttaatgtaatctctattattcaattgtgtgttatttggttcatattatcaattacttgtctatttgatttataaattcatccaaaccctttttacatttatattcttgtttattgtgtcgtaagcacagtggaaagtaatcaagactatgtgattaaagatattcctagatttatcaaaatacagttactgatatgacaatctacaacatagtttacttgcatcttggataaatgctatgttctttctagagaattggtcaaagtaaagcttgggttggatgcatggagtatgcatcagaagggaccgatattgaacattgatttagatatattaaacttaccgtaatatctatttaattcaatatcacctagttgatcctagatcaaatgatcttaatcctgatatgattaggttcaatctcaagagtgttattcgtgttctttgatttgttagttaagtctacttttgggtcagggtgatacgtacatttttgggaacacggtagtgcaattgagtgggagcgctaaacataaatatggaatatatagcttctatctggcaaatagaaagtaaatgatgatttccttcgagcttggctaaacaaagataaatagttgagtactcatttcactttgttgaaatatcatttatacggggctaagtattttaaggataaaatacattgaagggtgttacggtaatttaatccctatacaatgtagatcatttatatagaggatcattgatcaaattagggttatagcaatggataattaatagcgtgtctatatggtggaacatatagagcgttctatatagctgagagtgaaattctaagttctatgcgtggattcaacaagaattaataagtcagtgaatttacttggtaagttcttggtctgcttattggaagctcggatatataggcccatggtccccacactagttgagacaatactacttgtaagactcagttaattagttttgattaatcaattataattctaaaattagactatgtctagtttgtgaatttttcactaagcaagggcaaaactgtaaagaaagagtttctagggtatatttgttaattaagagactttgattagtctaattaataaatatattaaatgaaaatattatttaataattaattttagttattaaatagttgaaattggcatttaaatggttgaatttgaaaattgacgtttttgagaaaataagatgtagaaatgataaaactaggggtgagcaaaaaatccaagaaaccgaccaaaccgagtaAACCGATCGTTCGAACACCGAAAAAACTGAAAACCGAAAAAACCGCCTTCGGTTAAAACCGCCTTAACATGGTCGATTTTAGTGTCAATCGCAAACCGACCGATTAAACCGAGAACCGaccgaacatatatattatatgtaatatatattatttttgtacatatttaatgtacaattttattaatctaagtttatttatatcttttttatttaaagtctcaattattcattattttattttattataatttgatccatttacgtattatatacacacattcattaaataatactagtttttttaatataactcattaccatattagtagcacaaataattaatttgaaaaaattattttacattatttatttaattaagaaagttttatttttaaattatatgatatttaatacaatactttaattttttatttttcaaataattataaaaaatttaattttttttttttaaaaaaatgaagttcggtttggtcggtttaaaccgaccaaaccgtggATTAAAACAGtcggtttttttatatttttataatggtCGGTCGGTTTTCGAATTAGAACCATAAAAACCGAAAAccaaattttggattttttttgtgtaaaaaaccgaccaaaccgaccgttACTCACCCCTGGATAAAACagcaaattgcaaaagtggggcccaatatccatAGCCTTGGCCGGCCGCTTATGtagattttatcatttaatattttcattattttaatgctaaataattctaacctaaccctaggtggcatactataagggaaatttgaatttccatgCTTAAATAACCCATATATTATTCCCCTAAActaaaactatatataattaattttatatgacACTTTTTGTATTTTTCCCATAATACCCTCCCCACCTACATCTACCCACTCCAACCTTTTTCTCATCAATTCAACAAACATTCCACCCGAAAGCTTCCACAACCACCAAAAAAATTTTCTTCTCTTCACTCATCACTAAAAGCTACAACCTTCCACACTACAAGCTACCACACTAATCCACCACATTAGAAGCAAGAACACATACAAGCTCCATCAATGggtaagtaattaattttttttttttctaaatcttgtttgttgttgtcatttttaattaagaatgttgtgtttgatgattgatctgtggattgttgctgttattttgttattttttctgTTATAATTTTTGCTGCATGTGAAAACTGGGATTTTGTtgtttttctgcattttttttcgTCGGGCCCGATGGGGCCCGATGCTGGCCCGACGTGGAAGAAAATGTGTTGGCAGGGGCGAAgacccgatgggtccgatggtacACCactgggtccgaccatcggaccctccTCGGGTCCgatgtgtttttcttttttttttttatttttggaacaagggtccgatggtccccataggggtccgatggtcggaccatcggacccatcggtccggcccaaatattttttttttaatttttttttttattttttaatacaagGTCCGATCCATCCttgtggggtccgatggtcggaccaatcggaccctacgggattttttttttaatttttgtaatctattattattttttatttattattattaatttattttatattgatttattatttgtgttattagttattattttattaatcattattagttattaattattattttagttaatgtttgaagaattattttttttttagttattttattaactataaattatgaattattattaattattgtttatttttttaatctattattattttttatttattattattaattattatttttttaatatattatgaattattattaattattgtttatttttgtaatctattgttattgtttatttattattattaatttattttatattgatttattatttgtgttattagttatttttttattaatcattattagttattaattattattttagttaataatttaagaattatttttttttagttattttattaactataaattatgaattattattaattattgtttattttttatggtttgagtaataattattaattatattttattatcaattaataattattttttaattattaaattttttttattatgaattattaattattgttttattatgaattatgaattattattttattatcaattaagtattattgttttgttattaatgattaattaagatttttttcggtgagatttttgttgtaaattataactgtgtttttttaaatgtttgtGACAGATTCAACTGTTAATGCGTATGTTATGTATAATGGTGTTTGGGAGCTTGATGGTAGAGATTGGATTTATAAAGGGAGTGCCGCTTTGACAATTGACATTGATCCGAACCTAAGTTACTCAGGTTTGGTTGATGTTTTGTACGAAGAACTGGATGTTGACAAAGCGGAGTATGACTTGAAATTGGAAGTAAATTACAAGTACAGGAAAGGCTATGAGTATCCTCCTGAAGTTATTCGAAATGATAAGCGTGCAAGGTACTTTTTATCTACACTTGCGAAGAAGCCAGATGAATTTATTCCTTTGTTTGTGACTTTGTTAAAGAAGAATGTTTGCGTCGATCCTAGTCCCACACCAAGTTTTGTTAAGGATAATCGTAGCGAGGTTGGGAGTTTTGTTGGTGCAGAAACAAATCCAGAGGTGTTGGTTGCAGATGTATTACCTGAATTAAACAATATGATGCCGAGTGCTGATATTGTAGCACAAATGCCGTTCATCGATGGTTTTTTTAATGGTCCAGACCCTGAATGTTATGTTGAGGGCAATGATGGCGTAAGAGACGACCAAGGTGCAGAGGCCCCTGCTGCTGTACCTTTGAACTTGACTCCACTATCGTACCAAATACCACCGAGGCCACCGACACGGAAAAGAATGCCCCGTAGAGAAAATTGTCAAACACACAGTACTAGTAGTAGTCGTCCGGGCGAAACCGGTCATGCTAGAGGAACTGCGACGGTACAGTCCTAATAATGGTAGAGAGACCAATGATATTAGTGGTCCACGATGCTCGAGGTACCAATGTGACTGGATGGAGcgatccattttcttcttcgacAAGTTACGGTAAATTCAAGGAGAAAATGTATACAAGAGAAGACATCGAGGATCATAGTCATTATATATCTACGGGTGGCACACCAGGCGGGGAGTTACATGTGGGAAAGTTTTTTAGAGACAAAAAGCATTTAAAGATGGTTGTTGGCCTGTATGCAATGAAGAAAGGGTTTGACTACTATGTTAGGAAGTCCGGTACTGATATTTGGTACGTCATATGTAAGGATACAGATTGTGGGTGGAGATTAAGAGCGAAGAAGAACGTACTTTCTAACATGTTTGAGGTGAGTACATTTCATAATGTACATACATGTTCCCTTGATCTTCGAGGAAAAGATAACCGTCAAGCATCACCTGTAATAGTTGCCCATCTAATTAAGGACAAGTTCACAACTAACGGCTCGGATCAGTTGCCCTCTGATAtaagaaaaagtatgcacaaggaTTACGGGATCCAAATGAGTTACGAAAAGGCATGGAGGTGCAGAGAGAAGGCAATACACCTGACTCGGGGTACACCTGAAGATTCGTACTCTTTATTACCTAGTTACTTGCACATGCTACAGTTGCGAGAATCCGGGTACCATCACGGATTTTGTGGTAGAAGATGGTCGCTTCAAGTATTGTTTCTTCTCTGCAGGTCCTTCTATTCGGGGTTTTAAGTTTTGTCGACCTGTTATATGCGTTGATGGGTCTTTCTTGAAGACTAGGTATGGTGGGCAAATGTTGTGTGCAGTGGCTTTGGATGCAGGGAGTCATATCTTTCCGATAGCTTTTGCTATAGTTGACAGTGAAAACCACAATTCCTGGacctattttatgagaaaattgaaagaaacgattggtgatgttgagaacttagcttttgtttcggataggcatcaaagtattgttcgtgctttggatatcgtgttccctgatgcacaccacggtgcatgctaccaccacattattatgaacgtcaaccacaagttcaagactgacgtcttcacgaatcacatttacacGTGTGCGTACACGTATTCAAGATCAGAGTTTCACAGAGAATTTGAGAACATTCGGGCCATGAATCCAGCGGTTGCAAAATATCTTGAGGAAATCGGATTTGAAAAATGGGTCCGGTCGTACTTTCCAGGGGTACGTTACAATGTAATGACGAGCAACTGGGCTGAGAGCTTCAACAACACaactaaggatgcaagaggCTTCCCGATCACTGCTGCTATAGCATTCCTGAGGTCCAAAGTCCAGAAGTGGTTTGCTTCACGAAAAGAAAAAGCTGACAAGTGGACGAAACCcctagcaccagaaatggaggaggacttggcattgcattttgaaaaaggtCGGTTTTTGAACGTTGACTCATGCGGGCCTTACACGTTGCAGGTTCACCCTGGAAGAACAGTTCTCACCGGTGGCGTAGTGGACTTCCAGGAAAAGAGTTGCACTTGCGGCTTGTTCCAGTGCATGAAGTTTCCTTGTCCTCATGCATGTGCTGCATCTCAGGAGCGAAGTATTAGCGTGTACACACTATGCTCGCCATATTACACAACAGAATATTGGAGGAGAACATACGAAGGAACAATTATGCCagttggtgacgaggatgattgggaatTACCTGATGACATAAAGAACATGACAGTTGGAGTGCCTGTTGAGAAGCAACCAGTAGGGCGACCCAAGAAGCAAAAGGTTGGAAGAATTAAGAACAACCGAACTGCTTGTAATGGTGAAAGGATTATCAAATCACGAAAATGTAGCAAGTGCGGTGCCACGGGACACAACAGAAGCACTTGCACCTACCGAGGTTTaacataaatttttagtttatttgtatCGTGATGGGTTGGACTATTATGTATTGTTATTGAATTAATGTTGGACTATTTTAAACATtagaatttgtgatattttatgtttacataattattataatttgtcGCACGAAAGAAATGCGTAAAATTTGTATGAACTCTtgaaaaaacataaacataccaataaaaaaaaaccatttacattgttatcttaataaataccaaataaaaaaaacatttgtTCATGCTAAATTCTGGTAAAACAAATCTACACACCACCGCTCTCTAAATTTCTTCATATTCTCATCGTGCACATTATCAAACGTAGTCTCCAGCATACTATGCTCGATGTGCTCTATCACGTACATCCCGCGATTCTGCCGTATgagacaataaaaagtaaatgaataaaagtgtgcaaattaaattcaagttaaataacaaaaaaatcaattgtaGTAAAGTTACCTTGTCTTTGTCTGTGGAACAACGGCCCGATCCATGACTTTTGAAGTGAAATTTCTGACCTGGCTCTCTGAGGCGGTAAGTTGAGGCAAGAGGATCATGTCATGACTCTCGAATAGGCCAGCCTGCAGCAGCAAATTTGGTAGTAATTTTTTCCACATTTCCAGGTGACGGTTCAATTCGTTCGTGGAAATCGATCCGAGGCTGGAGTCAAATATGTTCAACAACCAATGATCCAGATCTATCTCTAATGCCACCCAATGCTTTGCTCCAACGAAGTAGAGGGCCATATATATTCTCTCCTTGTTCTTCCAACTGGCCAAGAATTGACTTTCATCCCCTCGGATCAAATCTAATATGCCCTCGTCCCACTGATAGTTAGCCTGGTCATCACCCGCAGCTTCCCACCGAGCAATAACTCCTGCTGGGAAAATACACGGCATTATGACACATCTATTCGGGTAGGACTCGGGATAAAAGTGTTGCCGCCTCCTCATCAAATGGAATGCCGCATCCAAATGctaaaacatgaaaattaaatatgtcagagttaaataaaaaagagttaGATAAAGTCTTTAAAAGCAAAAGCAGTAAAAAAGTCTTAAAAACTTACATCGTTCCCAAGCCAAAATTTCGGAGTATGCAGTTCGAGGAACCAAGACGAATGGTATCGACCGGTGAAGCACTCTCTCGGGTAATTGTTCCCAATCTGGCCGAGTACCCAATTGTGAAAAGTCTTGAGCAGCTTCCGATCAaccactctaagtgggtccgcattCACGAGTGTCGAAGTAGCCCTagccttcttcttcatttcagtGTACTCAGCGAACCACCTAGGCCGCCTTCTCTTCCTCCGGTTCTCCATGACTTCTGGAGCTGTCTCTAACACCTGCACCTCAGAATCCTGAGTATCCCCGATGCTGGTGATATTCGTCTTCTCAGGTGTACAGAACATGTCATCATCATCCGGTTGGTAATCATTTGGGAGAATGAAGTCATCTTCCGGTGTCCGAGCCTCCTCTTCCGGTTGTGGCTGTGGCTGTGGATGTGGCTGTGAATCTGCTGCCGGCCTTCCAGGATCTTGCAGGAGCGTCATTATGGTCTTCAACTGATCCATAATCGCTGTTTGTCCTCTTAGCAGAGTGGCCTGCCCCTCTCCACAGTCTCCAACCTTGCCAAAATGGCAGGGTATACTGGATCGCGAGCCTCCGAGGTGCTGGGAATGGAAGCTGACGGGGGAACAGGAGGACCCTGTGACGCTGCAAGTGGGTCAACACCAGACCCATCAGGCGAAGGCTGCGGATGGGTCAACACCGGACCCATCGGGAACGAAGGCGGAGATGGGTCAACACCGGACCCATGCAGGAACTGCGGGCGGTGCACGTGGAGGAGACGGTGGAGGTGGTGTAGAGTCTTTAAATATTCGGGCTACCTCCGCTCGCTCTTCCAATGTGGAGGCAAGCTTTTCGGCCTGGCTTCGCAAAGCATCCTGTGTTGGTTGCCCATCCTCACCCAACACAAGTTCCTCCAAGTCAACAAATAACGGAGGCTGACCCCCGGTTATGTAACTCACAAACTCAATCTCGTTCGGCCGAGGACATAACACGGAGTACACTGTC
This Cannabis sativa cultivar Pink pepper isolate KNU-18-1 chromosome 6, ASM2916894v1, whole genome shotgun sequence DNA region includes the following protein-coding sequences:
- the LOC133038885 gene encoding uncharacterized protein LOC133038885 encodes the protein MDQLKTIMTLLQDPGRPAADSQPHPQPQPQPEEEARTPEDDFILPNDYQPDDDDMFCTPEKTNITSIGDTQDSEVQVLETAPEVMENRRKRRRPRWFAEYTEMKKKARATSTLVNADPLRVVDRKLLKTFHNWVLGQIGNNYPRECFTGRYHSSWFLELHTPKFWLGNDHLDAAFHLMRRRQHFYPESYPNRCVIMPCIFPAGVIARWEAAGDDQANYQWDEGILDLIRGDESQFLASWKNKERIYMALYFVGAKHWVALEIDLDHWLLNIFDSSLGSISTNELNRHLEMWKKLLPNLLLQAGLFESHDMILLPQLTASESQVRNFTSKVMDRAVVPQTKTR